The Colius striatus isolate bColStr4 chromosome Z, bColStr4.1.hap1, whole genome shotgun sequence DNA window TACATGGTCTGCCcgggttttcttttgcctttggtttttctGCCGCTGCTCTTTCACGGTGGGACAGAGAGCAAccgaaaggaggttgtagccaggtgggggtcgatctcttctctccagtaaggaatgacagggcaagttgcatcaagttgcagcaggggaggtttagatcggagatgaggaggaattgtcagggacacggggacacagTAAGAGTTCACTGGGGTGGGTTTCACCCAGTAGCTATTAGGAAGAAGCCCAGTGGTTTTGGGAGAGCCACTCTGGACACTTTGCATCACCACGGGCTTGCAGGAGGGCCTGTACgctcatagaatcgtagaactgtaggggttggaagggacctctcgagaccatctagtccaagccccctgccaaaacgcatccacctagatcaggtcacaggaacgcgtccaggcgggtttggaagtcctcccagggaaggagcctccacaccctccctgggcagcctgtgccagtgctccctcacttcaactgtAATACAaggttttcttgtgtttaaatgggatctcttgtgttccagcttcatcccattgccccttttcctgtcaccaggtacaacagaaaaaaactctggACTATAGCACTTGGTTTTATTCCACCACTGCCCATAGAATTTGTCACCCTGGAGtcataatttttgaaaggtTCCTGTCTTGGTGACTGAGCTGGGCTGTCTCCCAGAACACGTAAGTTAATTTGGAAATGGCCACCACTGTTGGCACTTTGCAGAATTAATTGTTCCTTAGGCTTTCAGGGAAATCGGAAACAGCGTTGTTGGGAGCCTATGGGCAGAAGTCCCACCTGGCCGTGAATTCAGCTTCTCACCTGCTGTTTCAGCGCATCCTGAATTCTGCAGAGGCTGTTCACGCTGTCTGCGGACACCCAGGTACTGATCACCTGGGCAGCCAGAGTTAAACTAGCAGTTCTAAGAAAGATCttgagattttgaaagaaagatgttcaaaAGAAAGCCAAGTTGGCATGGAATTACCCAATTCCAGCAATTATTTACTGAAGCACAACTTCTCTGCGAGATCTAGGTACAAGGCACGTAACTCCCATTCTAGGACCAGCAACTTTCATAAATCGCCAACTCACAAAAatttctctgcccctgatgctcTTGCGGACTTTGATTTGTGAGATTTTTGAGATATCCTGAATTAGTTGCTGGGACTTATCTTTATTCATTATACAAAACCACTGGACTGGAACCTACTCAGAATTCTCCACCTGTCTGTAGGCAgtgtaaaaatctattttgatgGCCTTGTTCATCGTGGTGAGAAATCCCAGTGCTCAATGCAGTCTACTTGCTCCCTCAcagagagagcaactccatctccttgagaaggggagggtgaggagaggccggGAGCAGGTTGCCCATTCCTGCATCCAGCCGCCCTCTCAGCTGCTGGGACTGGCCCACGCAGAATGAGGTCACAGAGCCCCCTGCGCCCCTGGCAACGCTCCCTGGGCctgtgtccccgtgtccctgacAGGGCCACATTGGCCGTGGGGCCACTGAGCCGACAGCACacggtgagcagcagctcccaggcacCGCCAGCCCCCtgggctgagccaggctgggagcagcagggacggGACGGGTTTGGGGAAGGACACGTCCCTGCAACACGGCAGCTGCCTGCAACTGCCGCAGGGACcttctgtgccaggggctgacaccTGTACCCACACAAGAGCTtcatgcccagctcagcagaccctcctggccGTTTGCCCTCAGCTGGGGTGTGTTGGGTACATTTGGTGGCCCTCTGCTCAGAAGGGGCTGAGAACCTCcacctggaaagagaaagagcccCCAGAGTGCCATAGGCAGCTCTCAGGAGCTCAGTCTTCCTGTGTGGTCTTTCCTCCCAGGGTTGCTGCAAGGCTGCTGTTTACAAGACGCTCCgacaaggctgtgggatctctcCCTTCCAAGCATGTTCCCTTGGCGTCAGGTGAGCCACAGAccggttttcttcctttgagatCAAGAGATGGCtgttctgggggaggagggggtgggtCGGTCACCTGTGGGCCCCgtcctgcaaagctcagctcccctgcagagtcctcagcccagcatttcatgctgtgaagacagagaggatgaggatggagtccctggcccacagctggtgctgagctgggagcggCTGTGTCTTCACAGCCCTTGGGGCTGGCAATGgagcttttcaagtgaaaatgatcCCTGGAGGCCTCTGAGGTCAGCAGATACGccagccaaaagaaagagatgggcaGTGGAGGAGGGGCAAGTGCACTTGCCCTGGACTGACAGattgaaggaagatgaaggccTGGTGTCAgcccttctcctcagcagccGTGGTTTGCTCCTCTGACCTGGTGCTggatcccagccccacagtccaACCCTGACTTAGGCAAACGCTTGGGGAGGGATTTGCTTTCAAGGGCTTTAGCACAGGCCACGTGTGGGTGCCGTGTGCGTCGCCGTTTGtgctctcagctgttgctgtCAGGCAAGTGCAGGAGCTGACTGAGGGAAGTTGTCTTCTCCCGTCTCCTCTGTGCAGGACACGTCCCGGAAGAGAATGGACCTGCTTGGCTCTCCCTTAACCGCCACATCCGCTCACCCCAAGTCAACTCCTGCCCACTTTCTGCCTGccatcagccccatggcttcgAGCTACAAGAACCGTGCTCCTCGCTACGCCGTGCCGCAGAGCTACGGCCTCCCCTGGATGCCCAGAGCCTACTATAAGGCCGCTGCCACCCACCCCACTCTGGCTCCCTTGTCTGGCACCTGCCAGGGCTTGAGCCCCAGCGAGATGCTGCCTTCTGTGTCAAACAGAACGGCGCTTTTCACCCGCTACAGCCCCGGCGACTGGTACCGCTCCAACCAGAGCAACTACCACGAGGCGGAGACGTCCCGGCGCAAGGCGGAGCTGCTGACGGCTGATACCTCCCGCCTGGTGCAGGACAAATACCAACAGACCAGCAAGAGCCAGGCAGACAACACAAAGAAGCTGGGGCAGCGAGTCAGCGACATTGAGTTTTGGAAGGCGGAGCTCTGCCACGAGCTGGCAGAGATCATCAAGGAGAGCGATGCCCTGAGAGAGACGAAGGCACGGCTGGAGAGAGCTCTGGCCGAGACAGAGGCCCCTCTCCAGGTGAGCACCCTGTGCGTGGGCCGCAAGCTGTAGCCCACTGCTGCCGCTGCACCAGGGACACGTGTGCTCTCTCCCGGGGCTTTCACGCTGCCGCTGCATGAAACGAGCTCTGCCGCCCATTAGTCGTGGCCTAAACCGGCTGCCCAGGGCGCTGCTTGCCCTTGTCCTCGTCTCTGTGCCCACCTCCCCTTTCTTGTCTGCCCTGTCCTGAGCCGGGCAGCATCCCTGCGGGAAGCCCTGCAGCCGGCACCAACGGCCTCTCCCCAACAGGTTGCTCGGGAGTGCCTCCTGCAGCGGGAGAAGAGGATGGGCATCGACCTTGTCCATGACGAGGTGGAGAAAGAGCTTTTAACAGTAAGTCTGGACGCAGATCCCGCCTTCCAGTTGAggtcagcagagctgtcagccGTGACGCTGGAGCGTGGCCTCTGATGGCTTgtgctttgcctctctctgcccaggaAGTGGATGGCATCAGGGCCTGCCAGGAGAGGATACAGCTATTCCTGGAGAAGGCAAAAGCCCAGCTCATGTAAGGAGGAGCCCCGTATCTCCCTGGGGAGCGGGCAGTGATGCtggtgggagcacagagctgcccgggagggatggggggggtggtgggaggaagggagaaagggagctgcGCGGCCATGGGACGGGGAGGAGACCGTCCCACCCACACGTGGCCACCACGGCTGTCCCTGTGCGTTTAAGGACCAACCGGGCGGCCCAGCACGAGCTGGAGAAGGACCTGGCCAACAAGCAGGCAGCCCGCCGCATCGACGGCAAGTGCCACCAGCTGAGGAACTGCTCCGACGGCATCAGCTACTACCACGGGGTGCAGCGGGTGGATGCCACGTGAGTGCGCGCCGGGCAGCGCTGGCACCCGGCCGTCCCGGGATGCTCGGTGCCGCTCCCCTTCCCCGACAGGAAAGGCCCCCAGGgaaggctgtgtctgtgcagggccTGGCCTTCCCAGCACGGGCTGACTGCgggcctctcctttccccccacCAGCATCTCCGTGCCCGAGTCGTGGGCCAAGTTCAGCGACGACAACATCCTCCAGTCGCAGAGAGAGCGGGTGGCCTCCGCCCAGCTGCGGGACTCCATCGagaacctgatggaggtgacGGCCACCGAGATGCGGTGCCAGTTCAACAGGGTGAACGTGGCCCTCACCAACCGCATCGCCGAGACGGCCGATGCCAAGAACAAGCTTCGGGCCCACCTGGCCAAGGTAGcccaacccctccctgtgtgtgtgatgcCCTCACCTGCCTGGGACACCGACCACCCTCCACGCAGACCTGGCCCGGGAAGAGgcatcacagaatgatagaggGCATTGGGTGTGCAGGACCTTTAAGGTCACCTCGTTCcaactccctgccatgggcagcgACACCATCCACCAGCCCAGGTGGCTGCGAGCCCCATCCAGACTGGCCTAGGAcactcccagggctggggcagccactaCCAGAAGGTGGTTGTCTTATCACTTGCTGTTTGAAACTCAGAGTATTTGGGACTTTCGCCTGGGTGCAGGGTGAGCTGGCACTGGAACTTTGTCTCCAGGCACACTGTCTGTTGGTTGTGCATCcagctggcacagcctggcagcactgctgcattTGAGCACCTGCCTCGGAGCACTGGCCCTGGGGGAAAGCCTCAGAGCAGTGcttggcacagtgctggggaACTGAGCAGACCCGTACAAAGTGctctttcttctgcagacagaCGGGAGAAAAGGAACAAGCTGTGGTCACTGGGGAATACGTTTCAAATTTCTGCCTGTGCTTCTCTTTCACGCCAGACGCTGAAGGAAATCTTCCGGACGGAGATGACCATCGAAGTGCTCCGCAAAGCCATCAGGGACAAAGGGCCCCCGATGAAAGTGGCTCAGAGCCGGCTGGACGAGCGCACGCGGAGGCCACAGATGGAGCTGTGCCgggaccctgcccagctgcggtAAGGCGGGAGAGCCGGGCCGGCGGCCCTCGGGGACTCGCTGGGGGTTGGCCCTcgggagcagcactgcagggcaaaagggatcacgggggctttttcctgcGTGGGCCCTCCCTCCGTGCACCGACGGGACCAGAAGCGACGAGCTTCCAGCCGCAGGTGCTGGGAGAGCTCCGCAGCCAAGACAGCAGCTGTAACCCCACAGCCTGCACAGCATCTCCCATGCCGGGCCTTTTCCCGTCCTCCACGTGTGTCACGTTCACTGTGGGcctctcccagctctcctggTTTGCTCTGTGGGCATCTGCGGGCGTCGGGAGGACGCTTGCCCAGGGAAATGCAGGAAGGGGAAGCAAGAAACCCGCAAAAccaaaggggaaggggaaaccGCAGCTGCTCCTTCATCATCTGGGGAGCGggagctgctccagagctgcgGCTGCGTGTTGTCACGGCTGTAGAGCCGAGTGAGCCGGGCCTCCCTGCCCGAGGCCTGGAGGGGCTCTGCCCTTGGCTCTCCCATGCAGCTGCCCAAAGTGGGGGGTCCGAGTCGGTCTGAGCACGCTGACGGGGAAAAGGCTGTGCCCAAGGGGCTCGTCAGCAACGCCGTGCCAGGAACCAGCCCGTGGGGGGCCTGTTGACGAGGGCTTCTTGCTGTTTTCCAGCCTCGTCAGCGAGGTGCATGAACTCGACGAGACTCTGCAGAGCCTGCGGCAGCGGCTGCAAGAGGCCGAGGAcagcctgcagaggctggttcatgccaaggccacgctggagcacGACCTCTCTGTCAAGGCCAACTCGCTCTTCCTGGACCAGGAGAAGTGCCTGGGGCTACGCAaggccttccccagcaccacGCGGCTGCTCGGCTACGTGTAGGCTGGGCCCCGCGGCCCTCACCgcatctcctgtgggagctgttcCCAGTTTGGCCTGAGCGCACTCCCACTTTTGCTTTGATCCTTTTTGTGGTGTAGTTagattctgcttccttctgaaaggcCTGAGTGGGAATTAAATGATCGCTTGGGGTGTTACATAGTCTGCCcgggttttcttttgcctttggtttttctGCCGCTGCTCTTTCACGGTGGGACAGAGAGCAAccgaaaggaggttgtagccaggtgggggtcgatctcttctctccagtaaggaatgacagggcaagttgcatcaagttgcagcaggggaggtttagatcggagatgaggaggaattgtcagggacacggggacacagTAAGAGTTCACTGGGGTGGGTTTCACCCAGTAGTTATTAGGAAGAAGCCCAGTGGTTTTGGGAGAGCCACTCTGGACACTTTGCATCACCATGGGCTTGCAGGAGGGCCTGTACgctcatagaatcgtagaactgtaggggttggaagggacctctcgagaccatctagtccaagccccctgccaaaacgcatccacctagatcaggtcacaggaacgcgtccaggcgggtttggaagtcctcccagggaaggagcctccacaccctccctgggcagcctgtgccagtgctccctcacttcaactgtAATACAaggttttcttgtgtttaaatgggatctcttgtgttccagcttcatcccattgccccttttcctgtcaccaggtacaacagaaaaaaactctggACTATAGCACTTGGTTTTATTCCACCACTGCCCATAGAATTTGTCACCCTGGAGtcataatttttgaaaggtTCCTGTCTTGGTGACTGAGCTGGGCTGTCTCCCAGAACACGTAAGTTAATTTGGAAATGGCCACCACTGTTGGCACTTTGCAGAATTAATTGTTCCTTAGACTTTCAGGGAAATCGGAAACAGCGTTGTTGGGAGCCTATGGGCAGAAGTCCCACCTGGCCGTGAATTCAGCTTCTCACCTGCTGTTTCAGCGCATCCTGAATTCTGCAGAGGCTGTTCACGCTGTCTGCGGACACCCAGGTACTGATCACCTGGGCAGCCAGAGTTAAACTAGCAGTTCTAAGAAAGATCttgagattttgaaagaaagatgttcaaaAGAAAGCCAAGTTGGCATGGAATTACCCAATTCCAGCAATTATTTACTGAAGCACAACTTCTCTGCGAGATCTAGGTACAAGGCACGTAACTCCCATTCTAGGACCAGCAACTTTCATAAATCGCCAACTCACAAAAatttctctgcccctgatgctcTTGCGGACTTTGATTTGTGAGATTTTTGAGATATCCTGAATTAGTTGCTGGGACTTATCTTTATTCATTATACAAAACCACTGGACTGGAACCTACTCAGAATTCTCCACCTGTCTGTAGGCAgtgtaaaaatctattttgatgGCCTTGTTCATCGTGGTGAGAAATCCCAGTGCTCAATGCAGTCTACTTGCTCCCTCAcagagagagcaactccatctccttgagaaggggagggtgaggagaggccggGAGCAGGTTGCCCATTCCTGCATCCAGCCGCCCTCTCAGCTGCTGGGACTGGCCCACGCAGAATGAGGTCACAGAGCCCCCTGCGCCCCTGGCAACGCTCCCTGGGCctgtgtccccgtgtccctgacAGGGCCACATTGGCCGTGGGGCCACTGAGCCGACAGCACacggtgagcagcagctcccaggcacCGCCAGCCCCCtgggctgagccaggctgggagcagcagggacggGACGGGTTTGGGGAAGGACACGTCCCTGCAACACGGCAGCTGCCTGCAACTGCCGCAGGGACcttctgtgccaggggctgacaccTGTACCCACACAAGAGCTtcatgcccagctcagcagaccctcctggccGTTTGCCCTCAGCTGGGGTGTGTTGGGTACATTTGGTGGCCCTCTGCTCAGAAGGGGCTGAGAACCTCcacctggaaagagaaagagcccCCAGAGTGCCATAGGCAGCTCTCAGGAGCTCAGTCTTCCTGTGTGGTCTTTCCTCCCAGGGTTGCTGCAAGGCTGCTGTTTACAAGACGCTCCgacaaggctgtgggatctctcCCTTCCAAGCATGTTCCCTTGGCGTCAGGTGAGCCACAGAccggttttcttcctttgagatCAAGAGATGGCtgttctgggggaggagggggtgggtCGGTCACCTGTGGGCCCCgtcctgcaaagc harbors:
- the LOC133628853 gene encoding tektin-3-like produces the protein MDLLGSPLTATSAHPKSTPAHFLPAISPMASSYKNRAPRYAVPQSYGLPWMPRAYYKAAATHPTLAPLSGTCQGLSPSEMLPSVSNRTALFTRYSPGDWYRSNQSNYHEAETSRRKAELLTADTSRLVQDKYQQTSKSQADNTKKLGQRVSDIEFWKAELCHELAEIIKESDALRETKARLERALAETEAPLQVARECLLQREKRMGIDLVHDEVEKELLTEVDGIRACQERIQLFLEKAKAQLMTNRAAQHELEKDLANKQAARRIDGKCHQLRNCSDGISYYHGVQRVDATISVPESWAKFSDDNILQSQRERVASAQLRDSIENLMEVTATEMRCQFNRVNVALTNRIAETADAKNKLRAHLAKTLKEIFRTEMTIEVLRKAIRDKGPPMKVAQSRLDERTRRPQMELCRDPAQLRLVSEVHELDETLQSLRQRLQEAEDSLQRLVHAKATLEHDLSVKANSLFLDQEKCLGLRKAFPSTTRLLGYV